TAGAAGGCATGGATGCCCGTGGTATGCACCACGCCAGCGACCTTGGCTGGATGATCGATGCTTCTCACAATGTAAAAGATCCGTTAGAAGATCTGCTGCAATCAGTAGAAGCCATCAAGATCGCTTACGCACAGGCGCTGCTGGTTGATACCAAAGCACTGCAGGCTGCACAGCAGAATAATGATGCAGTAGCCGCACAGGAGATCCTGCAACAGGCTTACCGCACAGATGTACGCCCACTGGTTGCACAGGCCCGCCTGAATGCAGGTGGTGTACTGGATCCCATTGCGTTTTACCGCCAGTATAAAGTGAGAGAAAACCTGATCAAAGAGAGAGGACTTAAGACGGTCGCGACAGGACTATAATAGACGCAGGATCATCGCCACTTCTAATGCCCATTTACATATTGAGATTGAGATTGAATTTGTCAATGTGCAAAAGGCATATTGGCAAATTCTTTTCTAAACAGCAGCCATGAATTGCATCGCTATCTTAGACATCGGTAAGACCAACAAAAAGTTGTTCCTTATCAATGAACAATACCACATCGTCTATGAAAGAGGCGTGAGCTTCCCTGAAACCAAAGACGAAGATGGTGACAACTGTGAAGACATTCAATTACTCACCCAATGGGTGAAAGATAGTCTGAAAGAACTCACCACCCAACCAGCTTTCCACGTCAAAGCCATGAACTTCAGTACATACGGCGCCAGCTTCGTTTACCTCAATGAGAACGGCGAAGTCATTGCTCCTTTGTACAACTACCTCAAATCGTATCCCACACCATTACAAAATACTTTGCACAACAAATACGGTGGCCAGCTGCAGATCTGTAGCGAAACGGCTTCGCCTGCACTCGGTAGCCTGAATTCCGGCTTACAATTGTACCGTATCAAAGAACAACAACCAGCATTGTACAACCAGATCCGTTATGCCTTACACCTTCCACAATATGTAAGCTACCTGATCTCTGGCAAGTACATGACTGATATTACAAGCATCGGCTGTCATACCATGCTATGGGATTTCAATCACCAGCAATATCATCACTGGGTAAATCAGGAAGGAATTAGCGACAAACTACCCCCAATCTTTCCGGCAAACGCAGTTACCAGTTGCAAAGTAAATGCAGACGCCCCTGCCGGCGATGCCTCAAACCCACCCACAGATTGCGTAGTCGGTGCCGGTCTGCACGACAGTTCCGCTGCGCTTATTCCCTACCTGGAAAGCTTCCAGGAACCCTTTGTCCTCATCAGTACAGGTACCTGGTGCATCACCCTGAACCCATTCAACGACCAGCCACTCACACCTGATGAACTTGAACAGGACTGCCTCTGCTACCTTACTTACCAGGGACGCCCTGTAAAGGCTGCCCGCCTCTTTGCCGGTAGTGAGCATGAGCAACAAGTTCGCAGGCTGTCAGAATATTATCAAACACCGGTAAATTACTACCAGCAAATCGCCTTTGACCCCGCTATATTTGCCCATTTGCAGGCAACAGCGGTAAAGGAAGCACCGCTCTCTGGAAAAGACCTGTTACAGGCCTCCCGGTTTGCTCATAGATCATTGTCAGATTTCACGAGTTACGAAATTGCTTATCACCAGCTTATTATGGACCTGATGGAACAGCAGCAGCACTCTACTGCGCTTGTGACTACCGGTACAGCGGTGCGACGTATTTTTGTGGATGGTGGTTTTGGTAAAAACCCGGTGTACATGCACATGCTGGCAGCAGCATTTCCTCAGATGGAGGTATTTGCAGCTTCTGTCGCACAGGCAACGGCCATCGGGGCAGCGCTGGCTATTCACCGGCACTGGAATACCCAGCCACTACCCGGCGATCTGGTTGAAATGAGGCATTATGCAGTGAACAGGGAATTCGCGTACAGGTAGCGCCTTATTTAAACGAACTTACATGAAAGTAGGACTCTTTATACCTTGCTATATTGACCAGTTCTATCCGCAGGTGGGCATCGCCACTTTATCCCTGCTGGAAAAACTTGGTTGCGAGGTAGTATATCCGCAGGGGCAAACCTGTTGCGGACAACCCATGGCAAACTCTGGTTTTGAACACCTCACCGGTGGTTGTAATGAACTATTTGTCAACAACTTTGCAGACTTCGATTACATCGTATCGCCATCAGGCAGTTGTACGCTACATATCAAAGACCATCTGCATGTGCATGACAAAGAAGATGCTGCGACCCATATTCGTCAGCACATCTATGAATTGTCTGAATTCCTGACGGACGTACTCAAAGTCAAAAATCTCACCGCCCGCTTCCCTCATAAAGTTGGTATTCACCAGAGTTGTCACGGACAGCGTGGCCTGCACCTCGCACAGATGACGGAGCTGGTAGCAGCCCCTTATTCCAAACCACAGCAACTTCTGCAAATGGTGGATGGCCTGGAGCTGATAGAACTGGACCGTAAGGATGAGTGCTGCGGTTTCGGAGGTACCTTCTGCGTATTCGAAGAAGCGGTTTCTGTGAAAATGGGTAAAGACCGTGTGGCTGATCATGAAAAGCATGGTGCCGAATATATAACAGGTAATGATGTCAGCTGTCTCATGCACCTGGAAGGTATTCTCAAAAGACAGCAGAGCAAGGTGAAAGTACTGCACATCGCAGAGATCCTGAATGCTGCTTTTTAAACACCAAAACTGATCTGAATGGAACCAACAACTGCACATAAAGAACACGCTGAACTGGCGGAAACTTTCAATAAAGACGAAGCGAGAGTAGACTGGCATGATGAGACCCTGTGGTGGGTGCGTCAAAAGAGAGATAAAATGGCGTGGTCCCTCCCTGAATGGGAAGACCTGCGTGAAACCGCCTCCCGGATCAAATTCAATGTACTCGGCAATCTCCATGATTACCTGGTAGAATTTGAAAAGAATGCGCAACTGAACGGTGCTATTGTACACTGGGCGGCCGATGCTAAAGAACACAATGAAATTGTACTAAAACTCTTACAGGAACAGGGCGTGCAGCGAATGGTAAAAAGTAAATCCATGCTTACGGAAGAGTGTCACCTGAACCCATTCCTGGCAGAACATGGCATCGAAGTGATCGATACGGACCTGGGCGAGCGCATTGTGCAGCTGGCGAAGGAACCACCCAGTCACATCGTACTGCCTTGTATCCATAAAAAGAAAGAAGAGATCGGAGATCTGTTCCATATTCACTTAGGTACCCCTGCGGGAAATGCGGATCCTAAGTTTCTCACCGCGGCGGCCAGGCTACACCTCAGAAAGGAATTTATTCAGTCCCGGGCGGCGATCACGGGCGTGAACTTTGCTGTAGCCGAAACCGGGGAAATGGTAGTGTGTACCAACGAAGGGAATGCCGATATGGGCGCTCACCTCGCAGATGTACATATTGCCTGTATGGGGATTGAGAAAATCATCCCGCAGCGTAAACACCTCGGGGTATTTCTGCGTTTGCTGGCGCGTAGTGCTACCGGGCAGCCGATTACAACTTATAGTAGTCATTTCCGGAAACCCAGAGCAGGACAAAAACTACATATCGTACTGGTAGATAATGGACGTAGCCGCCAGCTGGGTAGGGAGGAATTCCGTAACTCACTGAAATGTATCCGTTGTGGGGCATGTATGAACACCTGTCCGGTATATCGCCGCAGCGGTGGTCATAGTTATCACAACGCGGTAGCGGGGCCAATCGGGGCGATCCTGGCACCTAACCTGGATATGAAAGAGAATGCTGATCTGCCATTTGCATCTACGCTCTGTGGCTCCTGTTCAAATGTATGTCCGGTAAAGATCAATATTCACGAACAGCTATATAAATGGAGACAGGTAATTGTGCAGGAAGGATACGCGACGACTTCCAAAAAAGCAGGCATGCAGATGATGAATATGGTGCTATCTAGACCGACCGTGTTTAAGACGGCTGGTGGGGTAGGACGCTGGGTAATGCGGCATTTCCCTGGCGTGGTGAATAATGGGCTGAACCCATGGTATAAACAAAGAGATATGCCGGAAGCACCGAAACAGTCATTCGCTGATTGGTATAAAAAGAACAAAACGCTTTAGCCGGAGGCTAAAGCGTTTTGTTTAAATTCTTTTTGTCCAGGGCTTTTAAATGATCCAGATCTCCTTTCACACTGTCCGCAACCCCTTCAAACACATAATTCTTTCCATCGCTTACCACCCTCACTCCAATCTTCCCATTCCCCTCGTCGTATATTTCATAGGCGGCATCATCGTTTTTAAAGGCTAATTTCCCATTACTAAGGGTCATGGCACCTCCTACATTCTCCTGCGTCTTTTCGTCGTATATAACCTCCGGATAGGAAAATTCTATACTGCCATCTTTCTGACACAGGGCATAAAACAGGAACTCGCCCTGCGCTGCCTGAAACAGTACAACCTGTTTCCCGTTCTTTGCAAGTGTAAATGAGAACAGGGTATCTGCTTCTGAGATATATTGTTTCAAAGTTTGTTCCTCCTTCCCATTCACCCAGGTCTGCTGAGATACTTCTTCGAAGAAAGGTTCTGTATTACTTAAACTGGATTCTTCCACACTCAGTGTCTTCAGCTGTCCATTCTCCACCTTAAACCGGGAAAACTGGTGCCAGCAGCAACCACTCTTCGTCATAGTCTCCAGCACTTTATCTTTCTGGTTGACAACAAACATCCCACAATACTCCTGCGCCAGCCTGGTAAAAGCGTCACTGTGCTTAAAACCCGCTCCCTGCGCCAGCCAGATCTGGAAAGAAGGCCCGTGGTAACAACTATTTTGTCCATCCATCAGGGCAAAATCCTTCACCCCGTCAAAATTGAAATCCTCATAAATGATCAGGCTTTGCTCCCCATAAGGAGCTTCCATGATATTGGCCTTCACCTGACCTTCATGCAAATCAAAGGTGAGTTCATCCGACGTTGTGTGCATCAGCTCTTTCTTCGTTGCTTTGTCAAATACCTTTACTGTACCGGCCTTGAACACGTCTGCCGTATCGCGCACCTGTACCAGTCCGTAGTATTTGTTCGAGAAACCATCAATTTTAATGGAGATAGAATGCTGCGCATAAGCGCTGCCGCATGCCAAAAGTAGAAGAATAAGAGGAGTTGCTTTCATGACCATAAGTTCCACTACAAAGCTAACAACAGTTAGCGAGGTGTGCAAGTTTCTTCTGTAGCCATCTTTCTACTTCCTGTACCCTACCAGTACACAGCGGGTGGCAGTACCTCATCCGTGGCAGGCGGCTACCGTCTTTTCTTCTTCTACACGGCACGTTCGTTGTATATCAATACGTTGTTGACCTATCATTCATCCTTTAAATGCTGAACTATGTTATCAGATCATTTAGTTGTAATGCAAAAACACGAAAAACCGCCCTGTATTTCAATTGTCGTAGCATTGGACGGGGCGCAGGATAGAAAAGCGGCTTTACAACTGGTAAACCAATCCATTGAAGAAACCGCTGCCCATCTCCGTACTGCCTGGCCTGACATGGCGGAGACACTGATAAATGCGTTAAATGAACTCTTCGATAGTTATACCTACAGCCCTGTAGACAAAGGTATTGGGTTATATGTAGCGCCAAATTACAATAAGCTATTCCGCTTCTCTTTCCCGGTACAGGCAAAGGTGTGCCTTGGAGAAAAATTCGCGTTGCGGGAGCTGTTGTACCAGGAACAATACGGTTTTGACTACCTCGTATTGCACCTGGAAGAGAAAAAGGTCCAGCTATACCGTGGTAAAATGGACCGGCTGGAACAGGTTAACGATGACAACTTTCCATTCAATTTTGATAACGAATACGACTATAGTACCGCTACCACAGGCGAAAGAAATAAGGATAAATCTGTAGTAGCCGTTATGCGTCAGAAGAGTTTCTACAAGGCGGCAGACAGGTTGCTGGAGGCTTACCTGCACGGACAGCCTTTGATCTTAACCGGGCCCACAAAAGATATCGGGTACTTCGAAGATGTATTCAATCACAAAAAAGATGTCACCGCTTCCATTCATGGCAATTTCTCCTGTGTGCCATTGAAGACGTTGGAAGACAAAGCATGGCCGGCAGTAAAATCGTTTATTGAAATGCGGGATCAGCAGGTGATCCGTGAACTGGAGGATCGGAATGCGCAGGTGGTAGATGGGATACGGGATGTACTGCGTGCCGCCAGAAATGGGCAGGGTAGTAAGTTGTTGATTGAAAAAGATTTCAACTCGGCAGACTTTACCGATGAACTCACAGGTCGTTTAAGAACCAAAAGTTCTGAGACAACTCATACCATTGATGCTGTTGAAGACGCTATGCGCGCAGTGATCGATAAGAACGGGGAAATTATATTTGTAAAAGACGGGGTTTTAGAAGATCATAAACATATCGCATTAATTACGAGGTATTAAACAGGCTTGTCCAGATATGTTTCATTGGGTTAAACATGAGGCAGCGGGAAGAGTGTTCCTGCTGCCTCTTTTTTTGTGATTACACAACTTATTATTGCGCCACATCCCACCACATGCGTGAGGTGTAATTATCTCCACTGCTCAGCAAAGCCACGGCTGCATTATAGTTTGTAGCATTCGCTGTTTTCTCACTGGATTGATAAGGAATCCTTCTTGGAATGGTTCCGTTGGTAAAGTTGTTACTATATACCACTGGTGTCAGCTCCGGATATCCTGATCTGCGCCAGTTGATCCATGCTTCAATATGATTGAAAAGCGTACCATCTGTGATCCAGTACTGCTCGTTAATCTGTTTAAGTGAAGCTGTGGTAGAAGACACATCCAATGGATGCGCCGTTGTATATGACTGTGCAGTAGCTGCAGAAATAGTTGCTTCAGAAGAACTGAAAGTAGCGAGTGACTGCATGGCTGCTGCCACACCATTAGCATAATGTACGGAAGCCGCGCTACCTACACTCCATCCTCTCACAGCTGCTTCTGCCAGTAACAGTTCTGTCTCTGCATAAGTCAGTATAAAGTTAGGACCACTTTTATCTCTGAAGATAGCTACGGTAGGCCTGGAATAATTACCTAATGGCGCCGCATCGCTGCCACTACCTGTCGCACCGGGATAGCCGGGCGCGTTACTGATATCAGTAGTGCCGCCATTCAGATCGTATCCATTAGGCATACCCAGTTGCACACTTGAATCCATATTACCTGCGAGTGCCTGATTATTATTGGCAGTGAGCCCTGCTTCCGGGATCTCACCAATGATAGATAAACGCGGGTCATCATTTGCACGGAGGTAATCAATGAATGACTTGCTCCATTTCACTTCCCTGAAATCATCTGCTACCAGCAGAGAACTGGCGGTACTATTCGTATAGCCATTTGTATTATCTGCCTGAACAAATGCATTGTCGTCAATGCTGGTAAATACACCGCCGGAATAGGCTTTCTCTGCATAGGTCCTGGCAGTAGTCAGGTCTATTTTAGTCAAACGCATAGCCATTTTCAGCATGAGAGAATAACCGAGTTTTTTCCACTTTGCAATATCACCTCCATAAAACAGATCAGACGTGATCGCATCAGCAGAAGCATCCAGGTTCGCAGTAGCACTGTCTACCTGTGCGAGCATGTTGTAGTAAATAGAATCCTGTGAATCATACACCGGCTCTGTAATACCTGTTTTCGCCTGCAGTGCCTGGGAGTAAGGTACATTGCCGTAGGAATCCGTTACGCGTTGCAGGATCATATTTTTCATAATGATACCGATATAATAAAGGTTCATTTTGTCCTTTTCTTTTGCAAGGCTCGTCATCTCATAAGCATAGCTGGCTGCCTGGTAGTCAGCATTCCATGGATTGTCCTGATAAGAGACCTGATTCGTGGAAGCCACATACTTGTCACCATTACTATAATAACCATAAGTAGAAGACAATACCTGTACCCACATGCTCTCAAACAACAACTGGTTATAACCTGTATTGGAATAATACCACTCAGAATAGGAGAGCAGATAATTCGGATCCAGGGAAGATGAACTGGTCGCATTCGGATCAGTATTGATGGAATCGAATTTTTTGGTACAACCGCTGACAAACATTGCAGCGAAGGCTGCTATATAGAGGAAACGCTTTCTCATTGTCATTATTTTTTGAATTTGAAGTTTACATTAATACCGTAGGACCTTGTGCTTGGCAAACTCGTTCCTTCGATACCAGCGTAATTGATGGTGGATGAAAAGCCGGCTTCAGGATCTATGTTGTCAGTGTGTTTCATCAACACCAGCAGGTTACGGGCTACTAATGATACATTGATAGAAGAGAAGGGTGTACGGTTCAGCATCTTCGCATCCAGGCTATAACCTAATGTTACCTGCCGCAGCTTAATGAAGCTACCGTCCAGGACATGCAGGCGCGATACGTTTACTGCCAGGTTCTGGTAATAGGTCTGTGCTTCCGTCTGACTGGTATTGGTAGTACCATCTTCGTACACACCTTTCGCCGTTACTCCTTCATCACGACCTTCCAGTGTGTTCTTGTTCAGGCCACGGTACATGGAGTAGTAGCTGGTAGCAGACAAAACTTTATTACCAAATTTACCATCTACAAGAAAGGACAGATTAAAGTGCTTATAGTGGAAATCGTTATTGATACCACCGAACCATGAAGGCAGCACACTACCGGATGGTTTGTAAGAACCTCTTTCAGGAATACCTGATGAGTTCACAACGATGTTACCATTATTATCATACAGGTAATCGTACGCCATGATCTGTGGACCGGCCATGCCTTTCACGATTGCAGTGGCAGCGTTTTGCGGACGATAGGTGCCAAGGCTTAGTGTACTGCTGGTACTGTTGGAACCATAAATGTCGATGATCTTATTCTTGATATTTGTGGCATTCACAGATACGTTCCAGCTAAAATCATCATGTTGGATAGGTGTACCTGTCAGCAATATTTCCACACCCTTGTTCTGTGTAGAACCTGTACCAATGTACTGTGTAGAATAACCGGAGGCGGTAGACAGGTTGCCACTGATGATTTCATTATGGGTTTTACGATGAAAATACGCCAGGTCCATACCTAACCTGTTATCAAAGAATTTCACTTCCAGACCAGCTTCCACCTCTTTCAAAGTGTAAGGTTTCAGATTAGTATTTGGCAAAGCACTGCTGAAGTTGGCCGTAATGTTATCGTTTATACTGTTTTGTTGTGTATAATAAGTCTGGGTGATGTAGGCATCAGTCGGCTCACCACTTGCGTTGGCCCATGAAGCACGGAACTTACCATAACTCATTTTTGGCACCTTCACCAGTTCAGAGAAAATAAAGCTACCAGACACAGAAGGAACGAATATGTTCCTGTTGTTAGCCGGCAGGGTAGAATAGGTGTCATAACGACCTGTAGTCGTCAATGTCAGGAAGTTTTTGTAAGAGAGGTCCAGGTTATAATAAGCAGAGTGTGCTTCTTTATTGGTCAGGTCATAAGTCCTGCCATAAGTCACCACATTCGTGTAGTTATACAGGTAAGGAATGATAAAGTTATCGCCCGTCACGCCTACGATTTCATCTTTGTACTTTCTCAGGGCCGCACCGAGAGAAAGATTGAATTCGAATTCGCTCGTGATCTTGTGTTTGATACCTACCAACGCATCGGTGTTCATTTCCTTGCGGGTTTCATTTTTCAGGGAATAGTCACCGCTCACAGTGGTACCATTATTAGAAGACCAGTCGTACAAGGTACCCCATGGAGTGATCTGTCTGGTACCGTCGCTGATAAAGTCATAACCCACCCTTGCCTGTGCATAGATCCAGTCGGTAAAGTCATAGCGGGCAGTCAGGGCAGAGATCAGGCGGGAGCGGGTAAGTTTATTCCTGCTCTGGTTAAGTACGAAGTAAGGGTTGGTAACATATACGTCATCTGTCCATGCCATTTCCTTCCCATTTGCAGAGGCATCATAACCGGGTGCCAGTATAGATTCTTTGATATTACCAGCCAGGAACAGACCGTTGTTTGGGTTCAGTGGCCCATCGCTCAGGTAAGGTTTATTATTGGACTGTTCGTCGATATAGTTAGCTGCTACTGTCACCTTCAGCTTTTCAGATACCTTCTGGTCTACATTCAGGCCGATGGTTTTCCGATATAGGGTATTATTGGATAAAATTCCTTTATTGTTCATATCGGACAGGGATAAACGGAAAGTACCATTCTCACCCCCACCTGAAGCAGACAAGGTATTGGTAAAAGTGGAACCGGTGCGGTAAAAGTTTTCAAGGTTGTCCTTTACGGCAGCGTATGCGTAGGAATTGCCATCGAACTGTATGGTCTGTGCGCCGTCCATTTTTTCACCCCAGCTGAGGCGGGTACTGTTTTGTGCAGCAGTCGTGGTGGTAGGTCTTGCACCGTTCTGCCCCTGACCATATTCATATTGGAAGTCAGTAAAGTCAATAGCTTTATCAGCAGCGAAGTTAGTATTGTATTCTACCTGCAGGGTGTTCTTCTTACCCGTTTTGGTAGTGATGAGGATGACACCATTTGCGGCACGGGAACCGTACAATGCAGCCGCAGAAGCACCTTTCAGTACGCTCATGCTTTCGATGTCATCAGGGTTGATGTTGGATAAACCATCTCCGTTATCGGCACCACCCCACTCGTTGGCACTACCACGTTGTGTATTATCCATGGGTACACCATTGATCACGAAGAGCGGACTGGAAGCAGAGAAGCTTGCCATACCACGCAACAGTATCCTTACCGAACCACCGGGACCGCCGCTGGTGCTGCTTACATTCAGACCAGCTACACGACCGGTGAGGGAGTTGCCGACGTTGGTTTCACGCGCCTCTGTCATCAGGTCGCCGCCTACTTTAGAAACGGCGTATCCTAACTTCTTCGATTCCTTCGCAATGCCCAGTGCGGTCACCATTACTTCGCCAAGTTGGGTGGAGGACTGATCCAGCAAAAGGTCTATCGTAGATTGATTGGGCGCTACCTGTATGGTTTTGGTACCATACCCTACGAGTGATACTTCCAGTGCCACTGCGCCGGCGGGTATTAGCAAAGTATAAGAGCCATCGGGTTTTGAAAAGGTAGCGTTGTTCTTACCTTTTACTTTGATTGTAACAGCGATAAGGGTCTCTCCGGTTTTAGCATCTTTGACAGTGCCGGATAACTGTCGGGTTTGTGCAAATACTGTCTGACAAAGCAGCAGTACCATCAAAAGAAGTGATAGCTTCCTCATCATGTGCTGGTTTTTGGTTTATAAAATGACTAGTTTCCAAAAGACTAACAGTACAGGCAATACGAAGCTGTTGGTAAAGTTTACCAGCAAATTAGATTAAAAGGAATAGGCATAAGCTGCCCTCAGGCATTAGCGCATGCCTTGTTTTTCATATGTTGTTATGTTTGTTAGATTTAAAATGATCCTTTAGCCCATACGTTCCCCATCAGGCAAAACCTGTTTATTGTTTACTGTCTGTTATATAAAGTAGTATTATTAGTTTCTCACAATAATTAAGTCAACAGCTAGTAACCTGTTCCTGTTACTAAAACGTTAAAGCTAATGTATTGAAGCGTCTTTTCATAAAGATTGGGTAGTATAATCTATGAGTCTGGAACTTCTATCCCTGAATTAGAAATTCTTATCATCAGATTGGCAAATTTTTATGATATTAGTCAGACGATATGATAGCAGTTATCATCGTAATATTTACTATTGTTTGAATAACTTTGATCAACATGAAGACCGCCTTTTACAGTACACATAAATTTGAAAGAGATTTTTTGTTACAGGCAGCCGGCGACCAGCATGAATTAGTTTTGCTGGAACCGACACTCTCATTGGCAACAGCGCCTCTGGCAGCGGGTTGTGAGGCCGTCTGTATCTTTGTAAACGACGATGGTTCAGCACCGGTGTTAGAAAAACTCGCGGCATTGGGCGTAAAGTATATTGCGCTTCGTTCCGCAGGGTTTAATCATGTAGATATACAGGTAGCACATGCATTGGGTATGCGTATAGCAAGGGTACCGGAGTACTCGCCTTACGCCGTGGCAGAACATACAGTGGCCTTAATACTGGCGCTCAATAGAAAACTTGTCAGGGCACACAACCGTATCAGGGACCTGAATTTCTCACTGGATGGGTTAACTGGTTTTGACCTGCATGGCAAGACAGTCGGCATTATCGGGATGGGAAAGATTGGTAAGATCGTGGGGCAGATCATGCGGGGCTTTGGATGTAAGATCATTGCTTTTGACAGATACCCGGATCCCTCATGTGAAGCTACTTATCTGAGTATAGATGAGTTGTGCCGGCAGGCAGATATCATTTCGCTGCATGCACCGCTGACACCTGAAACGGAGTATATCATCAATAAACAAAGCATTGCCAAAATGAAGAAAGGGGTAATGCTGATCAATACCAGCCGTGGTAGACTGATCAATACACTGGATGTGACGGAGGGATTGAAGTCAGGACAGATAGGTTATCTGGGACTGGATGTATATGAAGAAGAGAGGGGATTGTTTTTCGAAGATCATTCCAGTGATATCGTACAGGACGATGTGATCTCCCGACTGATCACGTTTGCCAATGTACTGATCACGAGCCATCAGGCATTCCTTACCGACACCGCATTAAAGAATATAGCAGCAACGACGATGTTCAACTTAGATTGTTTTGTGAAAGGAGAGAAAGGAGTGAATGAATTAGGGTAAATAATATCGGTGTAGATGTTTGAGTAAAAAGCCGTCTCTTTCTGAAGACGGCTTTTTAATTTATTGACGTTCATGAATATCTTTACTCAGGAGTTCATCTATAGATTTCTCCATATTGCCGGAATCAACGGCTTCGGCGAACTTTTTCAGTTGCTTCGTCTTTTTGATACCAACCCCCTTTTTATAGGCATTCACTATCCCCTGAAGCCCTGCTCTGGCACCATCCCTTGGGTTCTTATTATCCTTGTTATTGATGCAAAAGGACGCATAATTTCCCAGGTAGATAGGGTACAGTTGCGGATTATCTTTCATCAGGCCGATCAAAGGATCACCCAGGTTAATGTTCACATCAGGCGATCCCATCACCCATGTAAGGATAAATGCATTTGTACGCTTACGTAGTTCCAGTTGTTCATTGAGTGGTGTTTCATTCAGCCATTCAGTAGCCTGCAGGAACATGGGTGCTGCTTTCGCATAATCTTCTTTAACTTTCAATTCAGGGAATTGCGGGCCACTCTGTGCGTTTACAAACAGGACACTTAGCAGCAGGAGGGTGGTAGCAAAAAATGTTTTCATAAAGTATAGTGTGTTTACAAAGTACCGGGTGTACTATTATTGGTCACCTTATACAGGGGTTTCTTTTTCGCATAGTCAAATACCAGTTGGCAGAATACTTTCACGCCTACATCCAGTTTTGAATCGTCGATAAAGAAATCCGGTGTATGGTGGGCGGCAACTTTTGCAGGATCTGCGCCTGCTGGCATGCCACCAAGGAAAAAGAAAAATGCAGGGGCTTTGTCACCATAAAAGGAAAAATCTTCAGCACCAGTCGTCCATTCAGTTTCGTTTACATTATCTTTTCCGGCAGCGGCTTCGATAGAAGGCACCATGAGTTTTACGAGTTCGGGATCGTTGTAGGTCACTTTGGTTTTATTTTCAATCACAACATCTGCGGTGGCGCCAGAAGCTTCAGCTATTTTGGTGGCGGTGAGTTTCATTTTCGCATGCACCTGTTCCAGCATTTTGTTATCAAATGT
This Chitinophaga sancti DNA region includes the following protein-coding sequences:
- a CDS encoding SusC/RagA family TonB-linked outer membrane protein; translated protein: MMRKLSLLLMVLLLCQTVFAQTRQLSGTVKDAKTGETLIAVTIKVKGKNNATFSKPDGSYTLLIPAGAVALEVSLVGYGTKTIQVAPNQSTIDLLLDQSSTQLGEVMVTALGIAKESKKLGYAVSKVGGDLMTEARETNVGNSLTGRVAGLNVSSTSGGPGGSVRILLRGMASFSASSPLFVINGVPMDNTQRGSANEWGGADNGDGLSNINPDDIESMSVLKGASAAALYGSRAANGVILITTKTGKKNTLQVEYNTNFAADKAIDFTDFQYEYGQGQNGARPTTTTAAQNSTRLSWGEKMDGAQTIQFDGNSYAYAAVKDNLENFYRTGSTFTNTLSASGGGENGTFRLSLSDMNNKGILSNNTLYRKTIGLNVDQKVSEKLKVTVAANYIDEQSNNKPYLSDGPLNPNNGLFLAGNIKESILAPGYDASANGKEMAWTDDVYVTNPYFVLNQSRNKLTRSRLISALTARYDFTDWIYAQARVGYDFISDGTRQITPWGTLYDWSSNNGTTVSGDYSLKNETRKEMNTDALVGIKHKITSEFEFNLSLGAALRKYKDEIVGVTGDNFIIPYLYNYTNVVTYGRTYDLTNKEAHSAYYNLDLSYKNFLTLTTTGRYDTYSTLPANNRNIFVPSVSGSFIFSELVKVPKMSYGKFRASWANASGEPTDAYITQTYYTQQNSINDNITANFSSALPNTNLKPYTLKEVEAGLEVKFFDNRLGMDLAYFHRKTHNEIISGNLSTASGYSTQYIGTGSTQNKGVEILLTGTPIQHDDFSWNVSVNATNIKNKIIDIYGSNSTSSTLSLGTYRPQNAATAIVKGMAGPQIMAYDYLYDNNGNIVVNSSGIPERGSYKPSGSVLPSWFGGINNDFHYKHFNLSFLVDGKFGNKVLSATSYYSMYRGLNKNTLEGRDEGVTAKGVYEDGTTNTSQTEAQTYYQNLAVNVSRLHVLDGSFIKLRQVTLGYSLDAKMLNRTPFSSINVSLVARNLLVLMKHTDNIDPEAGFSSTINYAGIEGTSLPSTRSYGINVNFKFKK
- a CDS encoding 2-hydroxyacid dehydrogenase; protein product: MKTAFYSTHKFERDFLLQAAGDQHELVLLEPTLSLATAPLAAGCEAVCIFVNDDGSAPVLEKLAALGVKYIALRSAGFNHVDIQVAHALGMRIARVPEYSPYAVAEHTVALILALNRKLVRAHNRIRDLNFSLDGLTGFDLHGKTVGIIGMGKIGKIVGQIMRGFGCKIIAFDRYPDPSCEATYLSIDELCRQADIISLHAPLTPETEYIINKQSIAKMKKGVMLINTSRGRLINTLDVTEGLKSGQIGYLGLDVYEEERGLFFEDHSSDIVQDDVISRLITFANVLITSHQAFLTDTALKNIAATTMFNLDCFVKGEKGVNELG